A portion of the Stigmatella aurantiaca DW4/3-1 genome contains these proteins:
- a CDS encoding enoyl-CoA hydratase, with protein MSTTLLIHDTGKVRTLTFNRPEKKNAFTRPMYEAATEALRQAEVDPAIHVVVLTGAGDVFTAGNDIGDFVKNPATGEDAPPLLFLRALVNQSKPVVASVDGPAVGIGTTMLLHCDYVVASDRARFSMPFINLGLCPEGASSLLLPRYAGMALASELLLFGEPFDAATALRAGLINRVVPAAQLAEVVAERAQALAAKPLEALRVSKSLLREPLRAEVNATLRREGIEFSKRLYSDEARETLTAFFTRKK; from the coding sequence ATGTCCACCACACTGTTGATACATGACACAGGGAAGGTCCGTACCCTCACCTTCAACCGGCCCGAGAAGAAGAATGCCTTCACCCGGCCGATGTACGAGGCCGCCACGGAGGCGCTGCGCCAGGCGGAGGTGGATCCCGCCATTCACGTGGTGGTGCTCACGGGCGCGGGAGATGTTTTCACCGCGGGCAATGACATCGGCGACTTTGTCAAAAACCCCGCCACGGGCGAGGACGCGCCCCCGCTCCTGTTCCTGAGGGCCCTGGTCAACCAATCCAAGCCGGTGGTGGCCTCGGTGGACGGGCCCGCGGTGGGCATCGGCACGACGATGCTGCTGCACTGTGACTACGTGGTGGCCTCGGACCGGGCCCGCTTTTCGATGCCCTTCATCAACCTGGGGCTCTGTCCAGAGGGGGCCTCCAGCCTGTTGCTCCCGCGCTACGCGGGCATGGCGCTGGCCTCGGAGCTGCTGCTGTTCGGCGAGCCCTTCGACGCGGCCACGGCCCTGCGCGCGGGCCTCATCAACCGGGTGGTGCCCGCCGCCCAGCTCGCCGAGGTGGTGGCCGAGCGCGCCCAGGCCCTCGCCGCCAAGCCCCTGGAGGCACTCCGGGTGAGCAAGAGCCTGCTGCGAGAGCCCCTGCGCGCCGAGGTGAACGCCACCCTGCGCAGGGAGGGCATCGAGTTCAGCAAACGCCTGTACTCCGATGAGGCGCGCGAGACGTTGACTGCCTTCTTCACCCGAAAGAAGTAA
- a CDS encoding M1 family metallopeptidase — MSPPRPFAVLLLGLLVACAGSQPAPQGAQAPTPPRPAPVVSPTPPPALRLPGTVRPTGYTAELTVDPQSPTFQGVVDIALDIAEPTLVIWLHGKDMTVKEAVLTQAGQALAAVPTVAPGSFLGFTLASPAAPGPASLRITYEAAASVREVEGAFRTQESGDWYVFTQFEPLGARRVFPCFDEPGFKVPWQLSFHVPAGNVAVTNTPLLGEEARADGGRTFRFARTQPLPSYLIAFGVGPLEFVQAEPSGSKKVPTRIITPRGRAAEAAYAARVTPQILAQLEAYFGMPYPFEKLDTLAVPLLMGAMEHPGLVTFNSELLLAAGAEDSVEHQRRFAEVQVHELAHQWFGNLVTLAWWDDLWLNESFASWMTPRIVEGWQPTWDAMVDRVQSRSEALEADSLVSARRIRQPIENEGDIRTAFDGITYGKGSAVLAMTEEWLGRDVFQRGIQRYLRAHAGGNATVDDFLAALSAEAGQDVAKVLGTFLEQGGAPLVTAALDCSGKVPKVALTQRRYLPVGSSGEGARLWRVPLCVRYGVKAATGRSCTVLETERAELPLPEAKACPDWFFPNAEGAGYVRTQLTGADWRRLLTVAGTRLSRAERVTLLGDVRALAKAGQLPAGDALALAARFAEDPDRQVFLASTVLLSVVDRRMLSEERRADYARFLRETYGPRARKLGFVPRAGESEDTRLLRPELLFLAGVMGEDPKLLSEARKLTDQWLKDRSAVAPELVEGVLGITASHSGRELAPQLRAALKAEKERKVRRYLLGALGDIQDPEVMRQQLPLVLDPSEDPRETVWMMFSASQEPRTSGVVYNFMKENYDALAARMPEEFASYMVMLGGGFCDVEHRKDVESFFSERVARTASGSRRLAQTLERIDLCIALKQAQGASIDAYLTKGPVKMPPPAQ, encoded by the coding sequence ATGAGCCCTCCTCGCCCCTTTGCCGTTTTGCTCCTGGGTCTGCTGGTTGCCTGTGCGGGCAGTCAGCCCGCCCCCCAGGGTGCCCAGGCGCCCACCCCTCCCCGGCCGGCGCCGGTGGTTTCTCCCACGCCCCCACCAGCGCTGCGCCTGCCGGGGACCGTGCGTCCCACGGGCTATACCGCCGAGCTCACCGTGGACCCGCAGTCGCCCACCTTCCAGGGCGTGGTGGACATCGCGCTCGACATCGCCGAGCCCACCTTGGTGATCTGGCTGCACGGCAAGGACATGACGGTGAAGGAGGCCGTCTTGACGCAGGCCGGCCAAGCCCTCGCGGCAGTGCCCACCGTGGCGCCGGGAAGCTTCCTGGGCTTCACGCTGGCGAGCCCGGCGGCCCCGGGGCCCGCGAGCCTGCGCATCACCTATGAGGCCGCTGCCTCCGTCCGGGAGGTGGAGGGGGCCTTCCGTACCCAGGAGAGCGGCGACTGGTACGTGTTCACCCAGTTCGAGCCACTGGGCGCCCGGCGCGTCTTCCCCTGCTTCGACGAGCCGGGCTTCAAGGTGCCCTGGCAGCTCTCCTTCCACGTGCCCGCGGGCAACGTGGCGGTGACGAACACGCCGCTGCTGGGCGAGGAGGCCCGGGCGGACGGGGGCCGCACCTTCCGCTTCGCGCGCACGCAGCCGCTGCCCAGCTACCTGATTGCCTTCGGGGTGGGGCCGCTCGAGTTCGTCCAGGCCGAGCCCTCGGGGAGCAAGAAGGTCCCCACGCGCATCATCACCCCCAGGGGCCGTGCCGCCGAGGCCGCCTACGCCGCCCGGGTGACGCCGCAGATCCTCGCCCAGCTGGAGGCGTACTTCGGCATGCCCTATCCGTTCGAGAAGCTGGACACCCTGGCCGTGCCCCTGCTGATGGGGGCCATGGAGCACCCGGGCCTGGTCACGTTCAACTCCGAGTTGCTGCTGGCCGCGGGGGCGGAGGATTCGGTGGAGCACCAGCGCCGCTTCGCGGAGGTGCAGGTGCACGAGCTGGCGCACCAGTGGTTCGGCAACCTCGTCACCCTGGCCTGGTGGGATGACCTGTGGCTCAACGAGTCCTTCGCCTCGTGGATGACGCCGCGCATCGTGGAGGGCTGGCAGCCCACGTGGGACGCGATGGTGGACCGGGTGCAGAGCCGCTCGGAGGCGCTGGAGGCCGACAGCCTGGTGTCGGCGCGGCGCATCCGCCAGCCCATCGAGAACGAGGGGGACATCCGCACCGCCTTCGATGGCATCACCTATGGCAAGGGCTCGGCGGTGCTGGCCATGACGGAGGAGTGGTTGGGCCGGGACGTGTTCCAGCGCGGCATCCAGCGCTACCTGCGCGCGCACGCGGGCGGCAACGCCACGGTGGATGACTTCCTGGCGGCTTTGTCCGCGGAGGCGGGCCAGGATGTGGCGAAGGTGCTGGGCACCTTCCTGGAGCAGGGGGGCGCACCCCTCGTCACCGCCGCGCTGGACTGCTCGGGCAAGGTGCCGAAGGTGGCGCTCACCCAGCGCCGCTACCTGCCCGTGGGCTCCTCGGGAGAGGGGGCGCGCCTGTGGCGGGTGCCGCTGTGCGTCCGCTACGGGGTGAAGGCGGCGACGGGCCGGTCCTGCACGGTGCTGGAGACCGAGCGCGCGGAGCTGCCCCTGCCCGAGGCGAAGGCGTGCCCGGACTGGTTCTTCCCCAATGCCGAGGGGGCGGGTTATGTGCGGACCCAGCTGACGGGCGCGGACTGGCGCCGGCTGCTGACGGTGGCCGGCACGCGGCTGTCGCGCGCCGAGCGTGTGACGCTGCTCGGGGATGTGCGCGCGCTGGCCAAGGCCGGGCAGTTGCCCGCGGGGGATGCGCTGGCGCTGGCGGCCCGCTTCGCCGAGGACCCGGACCGGCAGGTGTTCCTCGCCTCGACGGTGCTGTTGAGCGTGGTGGACCGGCGCATGCTGTCCGAGGAGCGCCGGGCGGACTACGCCCGGTTTTTGCGCGAGACCTATGGGCCGCGGGCCCGGAAGCTCGGCTTCGTTCCACGGGCGGGCGAGAGCGAGGACACCCGCCTGCTGCGGCCGGAGCTGTTGTTCCTGGCGGGCGTCATGGGGGAGGACCCCAAGCTTCTCTCCGAGGCGCGCAAGCTGACGGACCAGTGGCTGAAGGACCGGAGCGCGGTGGCTCCAGAGTTGGTGGAGGGGGTGCTTGGCATCACCGCCTCGCACTCGGGGCGCGAGCTGGCCCCCCAACTGCGCGCGGCCCTGAAGGCCGAGAAGGAGCGCAAGGTGCGCCGCTACCTCCTGGGCGCCCTGGGGGACATCCAGGATCCCGAGGTGATGCGCCAGCAGCTCCCGCTGGTGTTGGACCCTTCCGAGGATCCGCGCGAGACGGTCTGGATGATGTTCAGCGCTTCCCAGGAGCCGCGGACAAGCGGCGTGGTCTACAACTTCATGAAGGAGAACTACGACGCGCTGGCCGCGCGCATGCCCGAGGAGTTCGCCAGCTACATGGTCATGCTGGGAGGCGGCTTCTGTGACGTGGAGCACCGCAAGGACGTGGAGTCCTTCTTCTCGGAACGCGTGGCCCGCACGGCCAGCGGCTCGCGCAGGCTGGCCCAGACCCTGGAGCGGATCGACCTGTGCATCGCCCTGAAGCAGGCCCAGGGCGCCAGCATCGATGCCTACCTCACGAAGGGGCCCGTGAAGATGCCCCCGCCTGCCCAATAG
- the orn gene encoding oligoribonuclease: protein MTLSAPCFVWLDLEMTGLDPETCAIIEIGVIITGPDLVPLAEIERVIWQPEEALARMEPVVREMHTRNGLLTKVRASTTSLRVAERDVMALVASYCALGEGILCGNSIHTDRRFLIRYMPMLERFLHYRMVDVTSLKVLSRAWYPEVFEPRKGSAGHTALADIRASITELSFYRDTFFRANPGSID, encoded by the coding sequence ATGACTTTGTCTGCCCCCTGTTTCGTCTGGCTGGACCTCGAGATGACGGGTCTGGACCCGGAGACGTGCGCCATCATCGAGATTGGCGTCATCATCACCGGGCCCGATCTGGTGCCCCTCGCGGAGATTGAGCGCGTCATCTGGCAGCCGGAGGAAGCCCTGGCGCGGATGGAGCCGGTGGTGCGGGAGATGCACACGCGCAACGGGCTGCTCACCAAGGTGCGGGCCTCCACCACGTCCCTGCGGGTGGCGGAGCGGGACGTGATGGCGCTGGTGGCGTCCTACTGCGCGCTGGGCGAGGGCATCCTCTGTGGCAACTCCATCCACACGGACCGGCGCTTCCTCATCCGCTACATGCCGATGCTGGAGCGCTTCCTCCACTACCGGATGGTGGATGTGACGAGCCTGAAGGTGCTGTCACGGGCGTGGTACCCAGAGGTCTTCGAGCCGCGCAAGGGCAGCGCGGGGCACACGGCGCTGGCGGACATCCGCGCGAGCATCACGGAGCTGTCGTTCTACCGGGACACCTTCTTCCGGGCGAACCCGGGCTCCATCGACTGA
- a CDS encoding metallophosphoesterase — protein sequence MRTLFIGDVHGCAEELDALLAVCGWQPGDRVVLVGDLVAKGPDSAGVLARARERGLLAVRGNHDEHVLRWHQGYVKPGKKLKPQHQQVMDTLAPEDWAYLASLPLYLRLPEFNVVAVHAGMLPGVPLESQHREHLLNLRSITRDGTPSKRVDGGEPWASHWRGPELVLFGHDAMRGIQRYPHALGLDSGCVYGGRLTAYVLPEGRFYSVPARRAYMDATL from the coding sequence ATGCGCACGCTGTTCATCGGAGATGTCCACGGCTGTGCCGAGGAGCTCGACGCGCTGCTGGCCGTGTGCGGCTGGCAGCCGGGTGACCGTGTTGTCCTCGTGGGGGACTTGGTGGCCAAGGGGCCCGACTCCGCCGGCGTGCTGGCCCGGGCACGCGAGCGGGGCCTCTTGGCCGTGCGCGGCAACCACGATGAGCACGTGCTGCGCTGGCACCAGGGCTATGTGAAGCCCGGAAAGAAGCTCAAGCCCCAACACCAGCAGGTGATGGACACGCTGGCCCCGGAGGACTGGGCGTACCTGGCCTCCCTGCCGCTGTACCTCCGCCTGCCCGAGTTCAACGTGGTGGCGGTGCACGCGGGAATGCTCCCTGGCGTGCCCCTGGAATCCCAGCACCGGGAGCACCTGCTCAACCTGCGCAGCATCACCCGGGACGGAACGCCCTCCAAGCGGGTGGACGGGGGCGAGCCGTGGGCGAGCCATTGGCGGGGGCCGGAGCTCGTCCTCTTCGGGCACGATGCGATGCGCGGCATCCAGCGCTACCCGCATGCCCTCGGGCTGGACTCGGGCTGCGTCTACGGCGGCCGGCTCACCGCCTACGTGCTGCCAGAGGGCCGCTTCTACTCGGTCCCCGCCCGGCGCGCGTACATGGACGCGACCCTCTAG
- a CDS encoding cupin domain-containing protein, whose protein sequence is MRQPSAGPVLSISSVVTQPGVLETGTALRSPPQPRSPPLSAVPPMTAEALLEQLHVKLATHPFWEKPLLKACRLGHLTREDYALVFSQYALLLGSHTRFLHALVAQCETEPERIRLTQTLWEEVGLKPEKRPAALFHRFLKDGLGVNADTIRFHDATRYFVRECLDTCLGAPQSSASAFVTLGMEALVPRLYSIFVDGLLQANVSDRYLPFFYWHMAASPGRLSSLEALVLSHAHEPGWADTCLSAMERALELHGNFLEGLFETVHHRRLRPLLERIQARLPLTPEHPDPDTLHLDDLSRVLSFYQYSHEEEGIDFSVDRVPFPAEVLETNVVRVAPGHTTELREHAHEVLFVVMSGMGRMHVRGTEVEVKPGDAVFVPRWAANQARSLGPEALTLLSVTDHGFTRLAHDEEVLRAMRLKRATGVDL, encoded by the coding sequence ATGAGACAGCCCTCCGCCGGTCCGGTCCTCTCCATCAGCTCGGTGGTGACGCAGCCTGGAGTTCTCGAGACAGGGACCGCCCTCCGTTCTCCCCCGCAGCCCCGCAGCCCTCCTCTGTCCGCCGTGCCGCCCATGACGGCGGAAGCCTTGCTCGAACAGTTGCACGTGAAGCTCGCCACCCACCCCTTCTGGGAGAAGCCCCTGCTGAAGGCCTGCCGCCTCGGCCACCTCACGCGCGAGGACTACGCTCTCGTCTTCTCACAATATGCGCTGCTCCTGGGCTCTCACACGCGCTTCCTCCACGCGCTGGTGGCCCAGTGCGAGACCGAGCCGGAGCGCATCCGCCTCACGCAAACCCTCTGGGAGGAGGTGGGGCTGAAGCCGGAGAAGCGGCCCGCGGCCCTCTTCCATCGATTCCTGAAGGACGGACTGGGAGTGAATGCGGACACCATCCGGTTCCACGACGCCACACGTTACTTCGTGCGCGAGTGCCTGGACACGTGCCTGGGCGCGCCCCAGTCCTCCGCCAGCGCCTTCGTGACGCTGGGCATGGAGGCGCTGGTGCCCCGGCTGTACAGCATCTTCGTCGACGGGCTGCTCCAGGCCAACGTGTCCGACCGGTACCTGCCCTTCTTCTACTGGCACATGGCGGCGAGCCCCGGCCGCCTCAGCAGCCTCGAGGCGCTGGTGCTCTCGCACGCGCACGAGCCGGGCTGGGCCGACACGTGCCTGAGCGCCATGGAGCGGGCGCTGGAGCTGCACGGCAACTTCCTGGAGGGCCTCTTCGAGACGGTGCATCACCGCAGGCTGCGCCCGCTGCTGGAGCGCATCCAGGCACGGCTTCCCCTCACCCCGGAGCACCCGGATCCGGACACCCTGCACCTGGATGACCTCTCCCGCGTCCTGTCCTTCTACCAGTACTCGCACGAGGAGGAGGGGATCGACTTCTCCGTGGACCGGGTGCCCTTTCCCGCCGAAGTGCTGGAGACGAACGTGGTGCGCGTGGCGCCCGGCCACACCACCGAGCTGCGCGAGCACGCACACGAAGTCCTCTTTGTCGTGATGTCCGGGATGGGCCGGATGCACGTGCGCGGCACCGAGGTGGAGGTGAAACCAGGCGATGCGGTCTTCGTCCCCCGGTGGGCGGCGAATCAGGCTCGCAGTCTGGGTCCGGAGGCGCTGACGTTACTCTCCGTGACAGATCACGGCTTCACCCGTCTGGCCCACGACGAAGAAGTGCTCCGCGCGATGCGGCTCAAGCGGGCCACGGGCGTGGATCTTTAG
- a CDS encoding lysophospholipid acyltransferase family protein, whose amino-acid sequence MSSPALPPAPSSPSVRLTSPHLRRIIGEPPGPLSGFLSNLVLRVLAGLSRRSREVLVHFVGGLAHLLGIRRRVALENLALALPERSEAERRAIAKGVYITMARTALESLADRDRLPPHWEQEETVGQEAWNALQAHVATGKGALLVTAHFGNWETLGGILIQRGIPLNALVRPLKGAINLRIAENRLHSGAGLIYPRGAVQETVEAIHRGESVYMLLDQAIPSKGVFVPFFGRLASTTPAMAIAAQRTQVPAWVVMGVREGTRMHVHIEGPFPPPAPVEGKDVITEHTAQVTAALERVIRQHPEQWMWLHRRWKYAPPS is encoded by the coding sequence GTGTCCTCGCCCGCCCTCCCGCCCGCTCCTTCATCGCCCTCCGTCCGCCTGACATCGCCCCACCTGCGGCGCATCATCGGCGAGCCCCCGGGCCCGCTCAGCGGCTTTTTGAGCAACCTCGTGCTGCGCGTCCTGGCGGGGCTGTCCCGGCGCTCCCGGGAGGTGCTCGTGCACTTCGTGGGAGGACTGGCGCACCTGCTGGGCATCCGGCGCCGGGTGGCGCTGGAGAACCTGGCGCTCGCCCTTCCGGAGCGCTCCGAGGCAGAGCGGCGGGCCATCGCGAAGGGCGTCTACATCACCATGGCGCGCACGGCGCTGGAGTCCCTGGCGGACAGGGACCGGTTGCCGCCCCACTGGGAGCAGGAGGAGACGGTGGGCCAGGAGGCGTGGAACGCCCTCCAGGCGCACGTGGCCACGGGCAAGGGGGCCCTGCTGGTCACGGCCCACTTCGGCAACTGGGAGACCCTGGGAGGAATCCTCATCCAGCGGGGGATTCCGCTCAATGCGCTGGTGCGCCCGCTCAAGGGGGCCATCAACCTGCGCATCGCAGAGAACCGCCTGCACTCGGGCGCGGGGCTCATCTATCCGCGCGGGGCCGTGCAAGAGACGGTGGAGGCCATCCACCGGGGCGAGAGCGTGTACATGCTGCTGGACCAGGCCATCCCCAGCAAGGGCGTCTTCGTGCCGTTCTTCGGGCGGCTGGCCTCGACCACGCCGGCCATGGCCATCGCGGCCCAGCGCACCCAGGTGCCCGCCTGGGTGGTGATGGGGGTCCGCGAGGGGACGCGCATGCACGTGCACATCGAGGGGCCCTTTCCTCCCCCCGCGCCGGTGGAGGGCAAGGACGTCATCACCGAGCACACCGCGCAGGTCACCGCCGCGCTCGAGCGCGTCATCCGCCAGCACCCCGAACAGTGGATGTGGCTGCACCGCCGCTGGAAGTACGCGCCGCCGTCCTGA
- the alr gene encoding alanine racemase, whose amino-acid sequence MTVEHGGGSREPAAQSSWLELSAASLRHNVEVFRALEATGAPARALGAVLKGNAYGHGLEQVLPLVHPLVDILYFITPQDALAVRAFERERKLAPRQVLVIGAISPEEAVALAREGVDAVVADSAWAEAGPRLRAARLQHPLRVHVHIDTGLGREGFTLEQLPRDTGFLTEYRDVFEVTGVLSHFANTEDVTEQAYALAQLEAFEAGTARLVEQLSLKGPLQRHIAASAASLSLPRARYEALRVGISLYGFWPSPETRLSTRLVLGGLPTLKPVLSWRCRSQVVKWLPEGSYVGYGCTYRCPEPTRIAVLPVGYFDGYPRLASGKAHVLVNGRRCPVLGRVMMNHLIVDVTRATADERPLTATLLGHDGGETLPAETLAGWAQTIHYEVVTRLGSHLRRVVVD is encoded by the coding sequence ATGACCGTGGAGCATGGTGGTGGGAGCCGGGAGCCTGCGGCGCAGTCGTCCTGGTTGGAGCTGAGCGCGGCCAGTCTGCGGCACAACGTGGAGGTGTTCCGTGCGCTGGAGGCCACGGGCGCACCTGCCCGGGCCCTGGGCGCGGTGCTCAAGGGCAACGCTTACGGGCACGGCCTGGAGCAGGTGTTGCCGCTCGTCCATCCGCTCGTGGACATTCTCTACTTCATCACGCCCCAGGACGCGCTGGCCGTCCGGGCCTTCGAGCGGGAGCGGAAGCTGGCCCCCCGGCAGGTGTTGGTCATCGGGGCCATCTCCCCGGAGGAGGCCGTGGCGCTGGCGCGCGAGGGGGTGGACGCCGTGGTGGCCGACAGCGCCTGGGCGGAGGCAGGGCCGAGGCTGCGCGCGGCACGGTTGCAGCACCCCCTGCGGGTCCACGTCCACATCGACACGGGGCTGGGGCGGGAGGGCTTTACGCTGGAGCAGCTCCCCCGCGATACCGGCTTCCTGACCGAGTACCGGGATGTCTTCGAAGTGACGGGGGTGCTCAGCCACTTCGCCAACACCGAGGATGTGACGGAACAGGCCTATGCGCTGGCGCAGCTCGAGGCCTTCGAGGCGGGGACCGCCCGGCTGGTGGAACAGCTCTCCTTGAAGGGCCCGCTCCAGCGCCACATCGCCGCGAGTGCCGCGAGCTTGTCCTTGCCCCGCGCGCGCTACGAGGCGCTCCGGGTGGGGATCTCCCTGTACGGTTTTTGGCCCTCGCCGGAGACGCGCTTGTCGACGCGGCTGGTGCTGGGGGGGCTGCCCACCCTCAAGCCCGTGCTCTCCTGGCGGTGCCGCAGCCAGGTGGTGAAGTGGCTGCCCGAAGGCAGCTATGTGGGCTACGGCTGCACGTACCGGTGCCCAGAGCCCACGCGCATCGCGGTGTTGCCCGTGGGGTACTTCGATGGTTACCCCCGGCTGGCGTCCGGCAAGGCGCACGTGCTGGTGAATGGCCGGCGGTGCCCGGTGCTGGGCCGGGTGATGATGAACCACCTCATCGTGGACGTGACGCGCGCCACGGCGGACGAGCGCCCCCTCACGGCGACGCTGCTGGGCCATGACGGGGGCGAGACGCTGCCGGCCGAAACGCTCGCCGGGTGGGCGCAGACGATTCACTACGAGGTGGTGACGCGTCTGGGCTCACACCTGCGGCGGGTGGTCGTGGACTGA
- a CDS encoding phosphoribosyltransferase: MRFQDRAEAGRRLAMLLRPYRDGAMQVFGLGGGGVRVGYEVAHALEVPLDIWVSQRVEAPEQPGLEVGAVSEGEGFFLDVDGVRAASAPASELTRWMDGHAGEVALTAQRLRGHFPRRVPTGATAVLVVDGVAAGDMRIHAALRGLRRQGPRRLLLAAPVGVARELERLRVEADEVLCVQFAWELGSVAHAYEVFPLVPSVQVRQLLEQARQWAPLPGEGAPEEGGRWM; this comes from the coding sequence ATGCGGTTTCAAGACCGGGCGGAGGCGGGCCGGAGGCTGGCGATGTTGCTGCGGCCGTACCGCGATGGGGCCATGCAGGTGTTCGGCCTGGGAGGCGGCGGGGTCCGCGTGGGCTACGAGGTGGCCCATGCGCTGGAGGTCCCCCTGGACATCTGGGTCTCCCAGCGGGTGGAGGCGCCGGAGCAGCCCGGTCTGGAGGTGGGCGCGGTGTCGGAAGGGGAGGGGTTCTTCCTGGATGTGGACGGCGTGCGCGCCGCCTCGGCCCCCGCCTCGGAGCTGACCCGGTGGATGGATGGGCACGCGGGCGAGGTGGCGCTCACGGCGCAGCGCCTGCGCGGGCACTTCCCGCGGCGGGTGCCCACGGGGGCCACGGCGGTGCTGGTGGTGGATGGCGTCGCGGCGGGGGACATGCGGATTCACGCGGCCCTGCGCGGGCTGCGGCGGCAAGGGCCCCGGCGGTTGTTGCTGGCGGCGCCCGTGGGCGTGGCCCGGGAGCTGGAGCGGCTCCGGGTGGAGGCCGACGAGGTGCTGTGCGTGCAGTTCGCCTGGGAGCTGGGCTCGGTGGCGCACGCCTATGAGGTGTTTCCCCTGGTGCCGTCCGTTCAGGTGCGGCAGCTCTTGGAGCAGGCGCGGCAGTGGGCGCCCCTGCCTGGAGAAGGGGCGCCGGAGGAGGGCGGCAGGTGGATGTGA
- a CDS encoding response regulator has protein sequence MKTVLLVDDEHAILDALSGILADEGFRVLTAGNGREAVARLREEIPDVALVDVMMPVMDGRELLREMAADARWKHVPVVLMSAVPLAILNREAPVTCADFFQKPFDLWKLISRLRELAGEGSH, from the coding sequence GTGAAAACAGTCCTCCTCGTCGACGACGAGCACGCCATCCTCGACGCGCTCTCGGGCATCCTCGCGGACGAGGGGTTCCGGGTCCTCACGGCGGGCAACGGCCGGGAGGCGGTCGCGCGGCTGCGGGAGGAGATACCGGATGTCGCGCTCGTCGATGTGATGATGCCGGTGATGGATGGGCGGGAGTTGCTGCGGGAGATGGCCGCGGACGCGCGGTGGAAGCACGTGCCGGTGGTGTTGATGAGCGCCGTGCCGCTGGCCATTCTGAACCGGGAAGCGCCCGTCACCTGTGCGGACTTCTTCCAGAAGCCGTTTGATCTGTGGAAGCTCATCTCCCGGCTGCGGGAACTGGCCGGAGAGGGCAGCCACTAG
- a CDS encoding response regulator — protein MKRLLIVDDEAAIIEALQELLTDEGYDVATAFNGAEGLKQLHAAKPDLLLLDLMMPVMDGRELLRRVREDPSFQDLPVVVMSAGSISDEERRTASATLAKPFELDVLLSTLDQQLRPKAPST, from the coding sequence ATGAAGCGCCTGCTCATCGTGGATGACGAGGCCGCCATCATCGAGGCGCTTCAGGAGCTCCTCACCGACGAAGGGTACGACGTGGCGACCGCCTTCAACGGCGCGGAGGGCCTCAAGCAGCTCCACGCGGCCAAGCCCGACTTGTTGCTGCTGGACCTGATGATGCCGGTGATGGACGGCCGGGAGCTCTTGCGCCGGGTGCGCGAGGATCCCTCCTTCCAGGATCTGCCCGTGGTGGTGATGAGCGCCGGCAGCATCTCCGACGAGGAACGCCGGACCGCCTCCGCCACGCTCGCCAAGCCCTTCGAGCTGGACGTGCTGCTGAGCACCCTCGATCAGCAGCTGCGCCCCAAGGCGCCCAGCACCTGA